A window of the Xiashengella succiniciproducens genome harbors these coding sequences:
- a CDS encoding DUF4197 domain-containing protein: protein MIKKVIAIIISFCVLSSCTELLQVVQTLETNQALTQTEVVSGLKEALRVGSDSAAMKLAKLNGYYGDPAVKLLLPPEAAIITDNISRIPGGEKLVEDLILRINRAAEDAAREAAPVFLNAIRQMTIQDAFTILKGENNAATQYLKANTFNELFNLYQPKLKSSLDKKLVAGVSANETWNNLTGQWNKVAGSMVGQVAGFKKVEVQLDSYLTNKALDGIFLKLAEEEAEIRNDPAARVTEILKRVFGSR from the coding sequence ATGATAAAGAAAGTGATTGCGATAATTATATCTTTCTGTGTTTTAAGCTCATGCACAGAGTTACTTCAAGTGGTACAAACACTGGAAACGAACCAGGCCCTTACGCAAACCGAGGTGGTTAGCGGACTTAAAGAAGCTCTTAGGGTGGGTAGCGACTCTGCTGCAATGAAATTGGCCAAACTCAATGGATACTATGGTGATCCGGCAGTGAAACTGCTACTCCCACCTGAAGCTGCAATTATTACCGACAACATTAGCCGAATCCCGGGTGGTGAAAAACTGGTTGAAGATCTTATTCTTAGAATCAACAGAGCTGCTGAGGATGCTGCAAGGGAAGCTGCCCCTGTATTTCTGAATGCAATAAGGCAAATGACTATTCAGGATGCTTTCACCATTCTGAAAGGCGAGAACAATGCTGCCACTCAGTACCTTAAAGCAAATACATTCAATGAATTGTTTAATTTATATCAACCAAAACTTAAATCTTCGCTGGATAAAAAACTTGTGGCTGGTGTATCTGCCAATGAGACTTGGAATAACCTTACTGGTCAATGGAACAAGGTTGCTGGCAGTATGGTAGGTCAGGTTGCCGGATTTAAAAAGGTAGAGGTGCAGCTTGACAGCTATCTTACAAACAAGGCACTTGATGGAATTTTCCTAAAACTGGCAGAAGAAGAAGCAGAAATCAGGAACGATCCTGCAGCAAGAGTTACAGAGATACTTAAAAGGGTTTTTGGATCAAGATAA
- a CDS encoding cell division protein ZapA yields MDDKLSIRVNVADRYYPLRVDPSDEERIRKAARLINDKVLQYKQRYNDKDVQDFLAMAALQFVIKALEGEESQDTTPLINAISLLDQKLEKLLTEE; encoded by the coding sequence ATGGACGATAAACTTTCTATACGTGTTAATGTCGCTGACAGGTACTATCCTTTAAGGGTTGATCCTAGTGATGAGGAGCGAATAAGAAAAGCGGCCAGGCTTATTAACGATAAGGTCTTGCAGTACAAGCAGCGTTATAATGACAAGGACGTTCAGGACTTTTTGGCTATGGCTGCCTTACAGTTTGTTATTAAGGCATTGGAAGGTGAAGAAAGTCAGGATACTACACCCTTGATTAATGCAATTAGTTTGTTGGACCAAAAGCTGGAGAAGCTGTTGACAGAGGAATAG
- the rny gene encoding ribonuclease Y: MEIVIGISAFLFGGLVTWIAVTQAFKNRAKRIIREAENEAEVIKKEKMLQAKEKFLQLKAEHEKEINSRNAKILALENKTKQRETAVAQRIEEYARKKKELDTVRENLDAQLEIVEKKNEELDRLHKQQVEQLEAISGMSAEEAREMLIESLKAEAKTEAMSYINDIMDEAKINASREAKRIVLNTVQRVATETAIENAVTIFHIDSDEIKGRIIGREGRNIRALEAATGVEIIVDDTPEAIVLSAFDPMRREIARLALHQLVTDGRIHPARIEEVVNKVRKQVEEEVIETGKRTAIDLGVHGLHPELIKLVGKMKYRSSYGQNLLQHSRETANLCALMAAELGLNAKRAKRAGLLHDIGKVSDEDPELPHAILGMKLAEKYKEKPDICNAIGAHHDEVEMTTMIAPIIQVCDAISGARPGARREVVEAYIKRLNDLETLALSYPGVLKTYAIQAGRELRVIVGSEKVSDKEAEELSYDIARKIQTEMTYPGQVKITVIRETRAISIAK; encoded by the coding sequence ATGGAAATAGTAATTGGAATATCGGCCTTTTTATTTGGCGGACTTGTAACATGGATTGCAGTAACACAAGCATTTAAGAACCGTGCCAAAAGGATAATCCGCGAGGCTGAAAATGAAGCTGAAGTCATCAAGAAGGAAAAGATGCTTCAGGCAAAGGAAAAGTTTCTACAGCTTAAGGCTGAACATGAAAAGGAAATAAACAGCAGAAATGCAAAGATACTGGCTTTGGAAAATAAGACAAAGCAAAGAGAGACTGCTGTTGCACAGCGTATTGAAGAGTATGCCCGAAAGAAAAAGGAACTTGATACAGTACGCGAAAATCTGGATGCTCAACTTGAAATAGTAGAAAAGAAGAACGAAGAATTAGATCGCCTGCACAAACAGCAGGTTGAGCAACTTGAAGCAATCTCAGGTATGTCTGCTGAAGAGGCCAGAGAGATGCTTATTGAATCTTTAAAGGCTGAGGCCAAAACCGAAGCAATGTCATATATCAATGACATTATGGATGAAGCCAAGATTAATGCTTCAAGGGAAGCCAAGCGTATAGTACTAAATACTGTACAACGTGTTGCAACCGAAACTGCAATTGAAAATGCTGTTACTATCTTCCACATTGATTCGGATGAGATTAAGGGGCGTATCATTGGTCGTGAAGGTCGTAATATCAGGGCTCTTGAGGCTGCTACAGGAGTTGAGATTATTGTCGATGATACTCCTGAGGCAATTGTCCTTTCTGCATTCGATCCGATGCGCAGGGAAATTGCCCGTCTTGCACTTCATCAACTTGTAACTGACGGACGTATCCACCCCGCAAGAATTGAAGAGGTGGTTAACAAGGTTCGCAAGCAGGTAGAGGAAGAAGTAATCGAAACCGGTAAGCGTACTGCAATAGACCTGGGAGTACACGGTTTGCATCCCGAGTTGATCAAGCTTGTTGGTAAAATGAAGTACAGGTCTTCCTATGGTCAAAACCTGTTACAGCACAGCCGTGAAACAGCTAATCTTTGTGCTTTGATGGCTGCTGAACTTGGACTAAATGCCAAGAGGGCCAAACGTGCCGGTCTGCTACACGATATTGGTAAAGTATCTGATGAGGATCCGGAATTACCACACGCAATCCTGGGTATGAAGCTTGCAGAGAAGTACAAGGAAAAACCGGATATCTGCAACGCTATAGGTGCTCACCACGACGAGGTAGAAATGACTACCATGATTGCACCAATTATTCAGGTCTGTGATGCTATTTCAGGTGCACGTCCGGGAGCCCGCCGTGAAGTTGTAGAAGCATATATCAAGAGGTTGAACGACCTGGAAACCCTTGCTTTGAGTTATCCGGGTGTTCTTAAGACCTATGCTATTCAAGCTGGTAGGGAACTGCGTGTAATCGTAGGAAGTGAAAAGGTAAGTGATAAGGAGGCTGAAGAGCTGTCATACGATATAGCCAGAAAGATTCAAACAGAGATGACCTATCCAGGCCAGGTAAAGATCACAGTAATCAGGGAAACGAGAGCAATTAGTATTGCAAAATAA